One genomic segment of Syngnathus typhle isolate RoL2023-S1 ecotype Sweden linkage group LG8, RoL_Styp_1.0, whole genome shotgun sequence includes these proteins:
- the degs1 gene encoding sphingolipid delta(4)-desaturase DES1: MGNRVTREDYEWVYTDQPHADRRKEILAKYPQIKSLMGPDLRLKWIVCMMVAIQFLAFYLIKELDWKWVLFWTYAFGSCINHSMTLAIHEISHNTAFGNNKAIWNRYFAMFANLPIGLPYSASFKRYHLDHHRYLGGDGVDVDIPTEFEGWFFCTRFRKFVWIILQPLFYAIRPLCINPKPITQLELTNVFVQLAFDIVLFWVWGVKPVVYMLAGSLLGMGLHPISGHFIAEHYMFLKGHETYSYYGSLNLLTFNVGYHNEHHDFPSIPGRRLPMVKKIAAEYYDGLPQYTSWVKVLYDFIMDDTLSPYSRVKRKLKGDMKLE; encoded by the exons ATGGGAAATCGGGTCACTCGTGAGGACTACGAATGGGTTTATACTGACCAGCCACACGCTGACAGGAGGAAAGAGATCCTTG CGAAATATCCACAGATCAAGTCTCTGATGGGTCCTGACCTCCGGCTAAAATGGATCGTGTGCATGATGGTGGCCATACAATTTTTAGCTTTTTATTTGAtcaaagaattggactggaaaTGGGTTTTGTTTTGGACTTATGCCTTCGGGAGCTGTATCAACCATTCAATGACTCTGGCTATCCACGAGATCTCCCACAATACGGCTTTCGGAAACAACAAAGCCATTTGGAACCGATACTTTGCCATGTTTGCCAACCTCCCTATCGGCTTGCCGTACTCTGCCTCTTTCAAACGCTATCACTTGGACCATCACCGCTACCTCGGCGGAGACGGTGTCGACGTAGACATCCCGACTGAATTTGAAGGCTGGTTTTTCTGTACACGTTTCCGCAAGTTTGTCTGGATTATTCTGCAGCCACTTTTCTACGCCATTCGACCTCTTTGCATCAACCCCAAACCCATCACGCAATTGGAGCTGACCAATGTTTTTGTTCAGCTGGCCTTTGACATTGTGCTTTTCTGGGTGTGGGGAGTCAAGCCGGTGGTGTACATGCTGGCTGGCTCTTTGCTGGGTATGGGTCTTCACCCAATCTCTGGTCATTTTATAGCCGAGCACTACATGTTCCTCAAGGGCCACGAAACCTATTCTTACTACGGCTCCCTCAATCTGCTGACCTTCAATGTAGGGTATCACAATGAGCACCACGACTTCCCCAGCATCCCAGGACGTAGGCTACCTATG GTGAAGAAAATAGCAGCAGAATATTATGATGGTCTTCCCCAGTACACATCGTGGGTTAAGGTCCTGTATGACTTCATCATGGATGACACATTAAGCCCATACTCACGAGTAAAAAGGAAGCTCAAAGGAGATATGAAACTGGAGTAA